The DNA window GATGATTACGATTTTCCGGATGACTGTGAACCGAGCGATCATGAAGCGATCTGGATCCAATATGATCCCGAAAGGGAAGAGGTCGTGAAGGTGATGTGCTGGTTCCACTCCCGGATCATCGAATCGGAATTTGCCGTGAAAGAAGCGCACAACAACCGCCAACGGGCCATCATCCGGGTTGAGTGGGGAAAACACGGGTCCCTTCTTTGCGGTTGGGAAAGCATGCGCGATCCGTTGACGGGAATTCCTTTACGAAAGTGGCTGAGGAAAAACTATGAACAAGTGAAATCGGGAGGGCGGATGCCCGCCCACCCCTTGAAGAAATTCTGGCCGGCCGGATTTGACGGAACATTTGAAGAATATACGGATTTTTCGGTTCCGGTTGATCCCCGGGAATGGCTGCGGGAAAAGCCTCTCATGTTTAAAACCCAATGGGCGAATGCGGCACTGTTTACGCAAGCCTTGCATTACAATTTTCATCCCAAAATGGAATGGCCGAACCGCGCCCACAGGGCCCTTCGCGGATCATAATAAGCACGGATCGAAAAAAGGAATGGGCTTCCGCCGGCCTGCGGGCCCGGGGACCCGGTTTGGTCCGTTGCGGGGAAATCTCCCTCGGCGGGAAGCCGACCTCATGCGGCTCCGGCGAAAAAACGCGGTGTGTAAGCGGACTTTGAAGATTCCTCATTCCGGGCACGGCAAAAATGCGGCCAAAACCATCCGGCGGGAAAACGCTTTTCCCCCGGCGGATATGATCGGTTGGCATCCGCCCGAACGCGTATCTTCTTCACGCCAACGATGCGGAAAAGGACCAAAGGATTTCCGACCGACGCCCACCGGGCTGATTCCGGGGCAAGGAGTCATCCCTCCCGGGAGATGCTCCCACACCGCTTGAAATCGGCTGCACCGGTCCGGTCGGCGTCAAACCCCCGCCCCGAGCATTGAAAACACCGAGCAGAGGGGAAAACAACCCCTCGCCCATACTGGTCAAGCCCCAAAAATGTAGACACGTAAAAACACCCGGCTTATGCGGCGTGCTGACGCCTGTATTCTACAGGCGTCAGCTTGTTTAATTTCAGTTGAAGCCGCTCCTCGTTGTAAAAACGAATATACCTTTGAATTAGGATTTGAGCCTGCTCAGTATCTTGGATATGATGG is part of the Planifilum fulgidum genome and encodes:
- a CDS encoding IS3 family transposase; the encoded protein is MLAQFGLRSSMSRRGNCLDNAPIESFFSHLKTEALQHHHIQDTEQAQILIQRYIRFYNEERLQLKLNKLTPVEYRRQHAA